Proteins from a genomic interval of Bombus affinis isolate iyBomAffi1 chromosome 16, iyBomAffi1.2, whole genome shotgun sequence:
- the LOC126925245 gene encoding ectonucleoside triphosphate diphosphohydrolase 5 isoform X1, whose amino-acid sequence MDIRHRKLRTENDGIIEADHKPRIRKGHPGKKYFFVIALLGILFLGYIAIAYDLKPVHLGSKAIDTLAFSFNLQKPFYVVVIDAGSTGSRALAFSFHESILGGNLVLDGELYTETKPGVSAYAERPKDAAKSLTVLLDKVKEVVPQVEWQHTPLNMKATAGLRLLPGHKAQEILQECRKMFEESGFQISKNSISIMDGTDEGIFSWFTVNFLLERFNTHNPGSTVAALDLGGGSTQVTFSPNSIQEKGLDGHTYSVNIFSHNMSVYTHSYLGMGLMAARKEILTYGMNLDSVNPKDTIEVRSECVNPIVSTEWSYGGFNYIIKGPVNATHKLVKTQNFAGGEVDRPIVNFPECSKIIEKYVSKIKNKPEGLKDHEIYAFSYYFDRATEVGLVDPFSGGVIQVNAFQKQARDACDYPNTDQPFICLDLTFIYVLLRDGFGLEPNTKLYLYKKINGHELSWALGAAFNIIQNGF is encoded by the exons CTAAGAACAGAAAATGATGGTATTATTGAAGCAGATCACAAACCTCGAATTAGGAAGGGTCATCCaggcaaaaaatattttttcgttattgCCTTATTGGGAATTCTCTTCCTAGGATATATAGCAATAGC ATATGACTTAAAGCCAGTACATCTTGGGAGTAAGGCAATTGATACATTGGCTTTTTCCTTCAATTTACAAAAACCATTTTATGTCGTAGTAATTGATGCAGGCTCCACTGGTAGCCGTGCGCTGGCCTTTAGTTTCCATGAATCGATCCTTGGTGGCAATTTGGTTTTGGATGGTGAACTCTATACAGAAACAAAACCAGGCGTTAGTGCTTATGCTGAAAGACCTAAAGATGCGGCAAAATCTCTGACTGTATTATTAGATAAGGTGAAGGAAGTTGTCCCACAAGTAGAATGGCAACATACACCTCTCAACATGAAAGCTACAGCTGGTTTGAGACTTCTTCCTGGACATAAGGCTCAAGAAATACTCCAAGAATGTAGGAAAATGTTTGAAGAAAGTGGTTTCCAG ATTTCTAAAAATTCGATTTCTATAATGGATGGAACAGACGAAGGAATATTTTCTTGGTTTACTGTAAATTTTCTATTGGAACGTTTTAATACACACAATCCTGGTAGCACAGTTGCTGCACTAGATCTTGGTGGAGGTTCTACACAAGTGACTTTTTCACCTAATTCTATACag GAAAAAGGACTTGATGGACATACATACTCTGTCAATATCTTCAGCCATAACATGAGTGTTTACACACACAGTTACTTGGGTATGGGTCTTATGGCAGCAAGGAAAGAGATTCTGACATATGGAATGAACTTGGATAGTGTAAACCCAAAAGATACAATAGAAGTACGATCAGAATGTGTAAATCCCATAGTTTCAACGGAATGGAGTTATGGcggatttaattatattattaaaggACCCGTGAATGCAACTCATAAACTAGTCAAAACACAAAACTTCGCTGGTGGAGAAGTGGACAGGCCAATTGTCAATTTTCCAGAATGCtcaaaaattattgaaaaatatgttagCAAGATAAAAAATAAACCAGAAGGTTTAAAAGATCACGAGATTTATGCGTTTTCTTATTACTTCGATCGTGCCACTGag GTTGGTCTAGTTGATCCCTTTTCTGGTggagttatccaagtaaatgctTTTCAAAAACAAGCAAGGGATGCCTGCGATTATCCAAATACTGATCAACCTTTCATTTGTCTTGATTTGACATTTATCTATGTTCTCCTCCGTGATGGATTTGGTCTGGAACCTAATACGAAACTTTAT CTTTATAAGAAGATCAATGGACATGAATTAAGTTGGGCTCTCGGCGCTGCCTTCAACATAATCCAAAACGGTTTTTAA
- the LOC126925245 gene encoding ectonucleoside triphosphate diphosphohydrolase 5 isoform X2, with amino-acid sequence MQYISLRTENDGIIEADHKPRIRKGHPGKKYFFVIALLGILFLGYIAIAYDLKPVHLGSKAIDTLAFSFNLQKPFYVVVIDAGSTGSRALAFSFHESILGGNLVLDGELYTETKPGVSAYAERPKDAAKSLTVLLDKVKEVVPQVEWQHTPLNMKATAGLRLLPGHKAQEILQECRKMFEESGFQISKNSISIMDGTDEGIFSWFTVNFLLERFNTHNPGSTVAALDLGGGSTQVTFSPNSIQEKGLDGHTYSVNIFSHNMSVYTHSYLGMGLMAARKEILTYGMNLDSVNPKDTIEVRSECVNPIVSTEWSYGGFNYIIKGPVNATHKLVKTQNFAGGEVDRPIVNFPECSKIIEKYVSKIKNKPEGLKDHEIYAFSYYFDRATEVGLVDPFSGGVIQVNAFQKQARDACDYPNTDQPFICLDLTFIYVLLRDGFGLEPNTKLYLYKKINGHELSWALGAAFNIIQNGF; translated from the exons CTAAGAACAGAAAATGATGGTATTATTGAAGCAGATCACAAACCTCGAATTAGGAAGGGTCATCCaggcaaaaaatattttttcgttattgCCTTATTGGGAATTCTCTTCCTAGGATATATAGCAATAGC ATATGACTTAAAGCCAGTACATCTTGGGAGTAAGGCAATTGATACATTGGCTTTTTCCTTCAATTTACAAAAACCATTTTATGTCGTAGTAATTGATGCAGGCTCCACTGGTAGCCGTGCGCTGGCCTTTAGTTTCCATGAATCGATCCTTGGTGGCAATTTGGTTTTGGATGGTGAACTCTATACAGAAACAAAACCAGGCGTTAGTGCTTATGCTGAAAGACCTAAAGATGCGGCAAAATCTCTGACTGTATTATTAGATAAGGTGAAGGAAGTTGTCCCACAAGTAGAATGGCAACATACACCTCTCAACATGAAAGCTACAGCTGGTTTGAGACTTCTTCCTGGACATAAGGCTCAAGAAATACTCCAAGAATGTAGGAAAATGTTTGAAGAAAGTGGTTTCCAG ATTTCTAAAAATTCGATTTCTATAATGGATGGAACAGACGAAGGAATATTTTCTTGGTTTACTGTAAATTTTCTATTGGAACGTTTTAATACACACAATCCTGGTAGCACAGTTGCTGCACTAGATCTTGGTGGAGGTTCTACACAAGTGACTTTTTCACCTAATTCTATACag GAAAAAGGACTTGATGGACATACATACTCTGTCAATATCTTCAGCCATAACATGAGTGTTTACACACACAGTTACTTGGGTATGGGTCTTATGGCAGCAAGGAAAGAGATTCTGACATATGGAATGAACTTGGATAGTGTAAACCCAAAAGATACAATAGAAGTACGATCAGAATGTGTAAATCCCATAGTTTCAACGGAATGGAGTTATGGcggatttaattatattattaaaggACCCGTGAATGCAACTCATAAACTAGTCAAAACACAAAACTTCGCTGGTGGAGAAGTGGACAGGCCAATTGTCAATTTTCCAGAATGCtcaaaaattattgaaaaatatgttagCAAGATAAAAAATAAACCAGAAGGTTTAAAAGATCACGAGATTTATGCGTTTTCTTATTACTTCGATCGTGCCACTGag GTTGGTCTAGTTGATCCCTTTTCTGGTggagttatccaagtaaatgctTTTCAAAAACAAGCAAGGGATGCCTGCGATTATCCAAATACTGATCAACCTTTCATTTGTCTTGATTTGACATTTATCTATGTTCTCCTCCGTGATGGATTTGGTCTGGAACCTAATACGAAACTTTAT CTTTATAAGAAGATCAATGGACATGAATTAAGTTGGGCTCTCGGCGCTGCCTTCAACATAATCCAAAACGGTTTTTAA
- the LOC126925245 gene encoding nucleoside diphosphate phosphatase ENTPD5 isoform X3, with the protein MKLGGISKNSISIMDGTDEGIFSWFTVNFLLERFNTHNPGSTVAALDLGGGSTQVTFSPNSIQEKGLDGHTYSVNIFSHNMSVYTHSYLGMGLMAARKEILTYGMNLDSVNPKDTIEVRSECVNPIVSTEWSYGGFNYIIKGPVNATHKLVKTQNFAGGEVDRPIVNFPECSKIIEKYVSKIKNKPEGLKDHEIYAFSYYFDRATEVGLVDPFSGGVIQVNAFQKQARDACDYPNTDQPFICLDLTFIYVLLRDGFGLEPNTKLYLYKKINGHELSWALGAAFNIIQNGF; encoded by the exons ATGAAACTAGGTGGT ATTTCTAAAAATTCGATTTCTATAATGGATGGAACAGACGAAGGAATATTTTCTTGGTTTACTGTAAATTTTCTATTGGAACGTTTTAATACACACAATCCTGGTAGCACAGTTGCTGCACTAGATCTTGGTGGAGGTTCTACACAAGTGACTTTTTCACCTAATTCTATACag GAAAAAGGACTTGATGGACATACATACTCTGTCAATATCTTCAGCCATAACATGAGTGTTTACACACACAGTTACTTGGGTATGGGTCTTATGGCAGCAAGGAAAGAGATTCTGACATATGGAATGAACTTGGATAGTGTAAACCCAAAAGATACAATAGAAGTACGATCAGAATGTGTAAATCCCATAGTTTCAACGGAATGGAGTTATGGcggatttaattatattattaaaggACCCGTGAATGCAACTCATAAACTAGTCAAAACACAAAACTTCGCTGGTGGAGAAGTGGACAGGCCAATTGTCAATTTTCCAGAATGCtcaaaaattattgaaaaatatgttagCAAGATAAAAAATAAACCAGAAGGTTTAAAAGATCACGAGATTTATGCGTTTTCTTATTACTTCGATCGTGCCACTGag GTTGGTCTAGTTGATCCCTTTTCTGGTggagttatccaagtaaatgctTTTCAAAAACAAGCAAGGGATGCCTGCGATTATCCAAATACTGATCAACCTTTCATTTGTCTTGATTTGACATTTATCTATGTTCTCCTCCGTGATGGATTTGGTCTGGAACCTAATACGAAACTTTAT CTTTATAAGAAGATCAATGGACATGAATTAAGTTGGGCTCTCGGCGCTGCCTTCAACATAATCCAAAACGGTTTTTAA